A stretch of the Halomonas sp. BDJS001 genome encodes the following:
- a CDS encoding AMP-binding protein, producing MTATSQSLPDYHHYLDTFSVDSVTARLDDHQDGQLNAFEACCGRHVRAGRGDVLALVQEDTEGKVHTLTYAELDEQSAKLAGWFQSQGLSQGDRIACMLPRSPQLLIAVLATWRIGAVYQPLFTAFGPDAVDYRLGRADTKLVITDHANRYKFDGLSQCPPVLAVGGATSEHVDDHDWQTALTYTSMSGKPPRLSPGSPFLQMFTSGTVGKPKGVAVPLAGMTAFAIYMELAIDLRDDDRFWNMADPGWAYGLYYAIAGPLLLGVTTHFCEAGFSAEGALAFMKRHRITNFAAAPTAYRLMKASGLFDDAHEALELRAASSAGEPLNTEVVTWVEKSLGCPVMDHYGQTETGMTCNNHHALDHLKHVGAMGVPMPGYRLAILDAEYKELPAGEPGVLAVDIKNSPAHFFQGYTWQEKHPFVEGYYLTGDVVIRNEDGTFQFAGRDDDIITTAGYRVGPTDVENSVMTHPAVAESAAVGQPDEIRGEVIKSYIVLREGYEASDELADEIKQRVRERLSTHAFPRIIEFVDELPKTPSGKIQRFKLRAQAIDDAKTAK from the coding sequence ATGACAGCGACGTCACAATCACTGCCTGATTATCACCACTACCTGGATACCTTTTCCGTCGATAGCGTTACTGCCCGCCTGGATGACCACCAGGATGGCCAGCTGAACGCTTTTGAGGCCTGTTGCGGGCGTCATGTGCGCGCCGGGCGTGGCGATGTGCTGGCGCTGGTTCAAGAAGACACCGAAGGTAAAGTGCACACCCTGACCTACGCCGAGCTGGATGAGCAGAGCGCCAAGTTAGCGGGATGGTTTCAGTCCCAAGGGTTGAGTCAAGGTGACCGCATTGCCTGTATGTTGCCGCGGTCACCGCAGTTATTGATTGCAGTGCTCGCCACCTGGCGTATTGGTGCTGTTTATCAGCCGCTGTTTACCGCCTTTGGCCCTGATGCGGTGGACTATCGATTGGGGCGGGCGGATACCAAACTAGTGATTACCGATCATGCTAACCGCTATAAATTTGACGGTCTTAGTCAGTGCCCACCGGTTCTGGCCGTAGGTGGTGCGACCAGCGAACATGTTGACGATCATGATTGGCAAACGGCGTTGACGTATACGTCAATGAGCGGCAAGCCGCCAAGGCTTTCCCCTGGATCGCCGTTTCTGCAAATGTTCACCTCTGGCACCGTGGGCAAGCCGAAAGGCGTTGCCGTGCCGTTGGCGGGGATGACGGCTTTTGCGATCTATATGGAGCTGGCCATTGACCTGCGTGACGATGATCGCTTCTGGAATATGGCCGACCCCGGCTGGGCCTATGGTCTCTACTATGCGATTGCCGGGCCTTTGCTGCTTGGGGTGACGACGCATTTTTGCGAGGCAGGGTTTAGCGCCGAAGGGGCACTGGCGTTTATGAAGCGTCACCGCATTACTAATTTTGCCGCTGCGCCGACCGCTTACCGGCTAATGAAAGCGTCAGGGCTATTTGATGACGCCCATGAAGCGCTAGAGCTACGTGCGGCGAGCTCGGCGGGCGAGCCTCTCAATACTGAAGTAGTGACCTGGGTGGAGAAGTCGCTGGGCTGTCCGGTCATGGATCACTACGGCCAGACCGAAACCGGCATGACCTGTAATAATCACCATGCCCTTGACCATCTCAAGCATGTGGGCGCAATGGGCGTGCCGATGCCGGGTTATCGCCTGGCGATTTTGGACGCGGAGTATAAAGAGCTGCCCGCTGGGGAGCCCGGTGTCCTGGCTGTCGACATCAAGAACTCTCCAGCGCACTTCTTTCAGGGTTACACCTGGCAAGAGAAGCACCCTTTTGTAGAGGGCTATTACCTGACCGGCGACGTGGTTATCCGCAATGAAGACGGCACCTTCCAGTTTGCTGGCCGCGACGACGACATTATTACCACGGCGGGTTATCGCGTGGGGCCAACGGATGTTGAAAACAGCGTGATGACGCACCCTGCGGTTGCTGAGTCGGCGGCGGTCGGGCAGCCCGATGAGATTCGCGGCGAAGTGATTAAGTCGTATATCGTACTGCGCGAAGGCTATGAGGCAAGTGATGAGCTTGCAGATGAAATCAAGCAACGTGTACGTGAGCGACTATCAACCCACGCTTTCCCGCGCATTATTGAGTTTGTCGATGAACTGCCTAAAACCCCTAGCGGCAAGATCCAGCGCTTCAAATTACGTGCCCAGGCGATAGATGATGCCAAGACAGCCAAGTAA
- a CDS encoding TetR/AcrR family transcriptional regulator, whose product MNASPRRKELTRLAAQLFVQEGFDRTTVRMLAQEMGIKSGSLFHHFKDKQEILAAVIEEGTQNALMIARKALDQCVADPEVRLRAMARAHLETLFTDRNAHVVALFEWRRLDPAASAHLSHLRDAYEALWVAVIDDALEAGLIHGDRFLVSRFVLGALNWTVRWYDPSGPRSPDELADELVAMIMPNAV is encoded by the coding sequence ATGAATGCATCCCCCCGTCGCAAGGAATTGACGCGCCTCGCTGCTCAGCTATTTGTCCAAGAGGGCTTTGACCGCACGACGGTGCGTATGCTGGCGCAGGAAATGGGTATTAAGTCCGGTAGCTTGTTTCACCATTTTAAAGATAAGCAGGAAATCCTCGCCGCGGTCATTGAAGAGGGCACACAAAATGCGTTGATGATTGCGCGCAAGGCACTGGATCAGTGTGTCGCCGATCCTGAAGTGCGGTTGCGCGCCATGGCACGAGCCCATCTCGAAACCCTGTTTACCGACCGCAATGCCCATGTGGTGGCACTCTTTGAGTGGCGCCGACTCGACCCGGCGGCCAGTGCTCATTTGAGCCATTTGCGCGATGCTTATGAGGCGCTGTGGGTTGCCGTTATTGATGATGCTTTGGAAGCAGGCTTGATTCATGGTGACCGCTTTCTTGTCTCGCGCTTTGTGCTGGGGGCGCTGAACTGGACGGTGCGTTGGTACGATCCCAGCGGCCCCCGATCGCCTGATGAACTCGCTGACGAACTGGTTGCCATGATTATGCCCAATGCTGTCTGA
- a CDS encoding acetyl-CoA C-acyltransferase, whose translation MSNPTDVVFLAAKRTPMGGMMGSLASMTAPQLGAVAIKAAIEEAGIDPALITEGIMGCVLPAGVKQGPARQAMRQAGIPDDNGATTINKLCGSGMKATMLAHDLIKAGSGDILLAGGMESMSNAPHVLTKARGGYRLGHGELKDHMFLDGLEDAETGKLMGVFAQDVATQRGYTRERLDDFAIASLERAMAATNAGHLNAEMAPVMVSSRQGETLVEHDEQPFQAKLDKIRQLRPAFAKDGTITAANASSISDGASALILASQQAADQHGIEPLARMLGHTTHSQHPSEFTIAPVGAIKKLMKKLDWGVNDVDLFEINEAFAVVTLMAMDDLGLPHDKVNVFGGACAQGHPIGSTGSRIIATLIHALRTKGGKRGIASLCIGGGEATAVAVELIG comes from the coding sequence ATGAGCAACCCAACCGATGTTGTATTTCTCGCCGCTAAACGTACCCCAATGGGCGGCATGATGGGCAGCCTTGCGAGCATGACAGCCCCGCAGCTTGGCGCGGTCGCCATCAAAGCGGCCATTGAAGAAGCAGGAATTGACCCAGCCCTGATCACCGAAGGCATTATGGGCTGTGTACTGCCCGCCGGTGTGAAGCAGGGCCCTGCCCGCCAGGCCATGCGCCAAGCCGGCATTCCGGATGACAATGGCGCCACTACGATTAACAAGCTATGCGGCTCGGGAATGAAGGCCACGATGCTTGCCCACGACTTAATCAAAGCAGGCAGTGGCGATATTTTGCTGGCGGGTGGCATGGAGTCCATGTCTAACGCCCCTCATGTGCTTACCAAGGCACGCGGCGGCTACCGGTTGGGCCACGGTGAGCTGAAAGACCATATGTTCTTGGATGGGCTGGAAGATGCCGAAACGGGCAAACTAATGGGTGTGTTTGCCCAGGATGTGGCGACCCAGCGTGGCTACACTCGGGAGCGTCTGGATGATTTTGCCATTGCCTCCCTTGAGCGCGCCATGGCCGCCACCAACGCGGGCCACCTAAACGCAGAAATGGCACCGGTAATGGTCTCCTCTCGTCAGGGCGAAACCCTGGTCGAACACGACGAGCAACCCTTCCAAGCCAAACTCGACAAAATCCGTCAGCTGCGCCCCGCTTTTGCCAAAGACGGTACGATTACCGCTGCCAACGCCAGCTCAATTTCCGACGGCGCTTCGGCACTTATCCTGGCGAGTCAGCAAGCAGCGGATCAGCACGGTATTGAGCCGCTGGCTCGTATGCTGGGTCACACGACTCACTCGCAACACCCTAGCGAGTTCACCATTGCTCCGGTGGGTGCGATTAAAAAGCTAATGAAAAAGCTCGATTGGGGCGTCAACGACGTCGACCTCTTTGAGATTAACGAAGCCTTTGCGGTGGTCACCTTGATGGCTATGGATGATTTAGGCCTGCCCCACGACAAGGTGAATGTGTTTGGCGGCGCCTGCGCCCAAGGCCACCCGATTGGCTCTACCGGCTCGCGCATTATTGCCACACTGATTCATGCCTTGCGCACTAAAGGCGGCAAGCGCGGTATTGCCAGCTTATGCATAGGCGGCGGTGAAGCAACGGCAGTGGCCGTGGAGTTAATCGGCTAA
- a CDS encoding SLC13 family permease, with translation MSGIWVVLCWLKPQSLWDMADRVHWTTLAVLTGLMVLSRALELSGYLACWGRRLLAHLSGERRLAVGLVMFSGLLSAVVTNDVALFIVVPLTLSLAGMATLPIGRLVVFEALAVNAGSSLSPIGNPQNLYLWQRSGASFGEFLLAMLPLGVGLMILLLLLVPLAFPKAFIRLETVAKVPSERLQKTLWAALIGYPLFLFSVEMGWAAQAMAGVLLGMLFVARRAVFSIDWLLLVVFVLMFVNLSMIGELSVVQEAIGAMQQWPGGDTSVGVLLSQVLSNVPATLLLAQQSEWQPLAWGVSVGGFGLVVGSMANLIALRLARQPGLLMEFHRWSIPMLGLGWLFAAVWLSALAR, from the coding sequence ATGAGTGGTATATGGGTCGTTTTATGTTGGCTGAAGCCTCAGTCGCTGTGGGATATGGCTGACCGGGTTCACTGGACAACCCTAGCCGTGTTGACGGGGCTGATGGTGCTTAGCAGGGCGTTAGAGCTGAGTGGCTACTTAGCCTGCTGGGGGCGGCGGTTATTAGCCCACCTGTCTGGCGAGCGTCGCCTTGCGGTGGGGCTGGTCATGTTTTCAGGGCTGCTCTCAGCCGTCGTTACCAACGATGTGGCGCTGTTTATAGTAGTGCCGCTGACGCTTAGCCTGGCGGGCATGGCAACACTACCGATAGGGCGTTTGGTTGTATTCGAAGCGCTGGCGGTGAATGCAGGGTCGTCACTGAGTCCGATAGGTAATCCACAAAACCTCTATTTATGGCAGCGCTCTGGAGCTAGCTTTGGTGAGTTTCTGTTAGCCATGCTGCCACTTGGAGTGGGGTTGATGATACTGCTCTTGCTGCTCGTCCCCTTGGCGTTTCCTAAAGCATTTATACGTTTGGAAACAGTGGCAAAAGTGCCCAGCGAACGATTGCAAAAAACATTATGGGCAGCGCTAATCGGCTACCCACTGTTTTTGTTCTCAGTTGAAATGGGCTGGGCGGCTCAGGCAATGGCAGGTGTTTTGCTGGGCATGTTGTTCGTGGCCCGACGTGCGGTGTTCAGCATTGATTGGCTGCTGCTGGTCGTGTTTGTCCTCATGTTTGTAAATTTAAGCATGATCGGTGAACTGAGCGTCGTGCAGGAGGCGATTGGCGCGATGCAGCAGTGGCCAGGTGGCGATACCAGTGTCGGTGTGCTGCTTTCACAGGTTTTATCCAACGTGCCCGCGACGCTGCTGCTAGCCCAACAGAGTGAGTGGCAACCGCTTGCCTGGGGTGTCAGCGTGGGTGGTTTTGGTTTAGTGGTGGGCTCAATGGCTAACTTAATCGCGCTGCGATTGGCGCGCCAGCCAGGTCTGTTGATGGAGTTTCATCGTTGGTCGATCCCCATGCTGGGGCTTGGCTGGCTGTTTGCCGCAGTGTGGTTAAGTGCCCTGGCTCGGTGA
- a CDS encoding methyl-accepting chemotaxis protein translates to MLIRFEQVSSLLFWGVIAALGTALLVVAVVVWGVRKNVLRPLKKITEHFQRIANGDLSAPVTAHSNNEIGQLFSELDKMQHSLTATVNRLNASSQQVYSNSQEMTEQNQLLASQTDTQVSALQQMAASLEQLTATVNQNAESAAHVNQSTADVSQKAQQGDEVITQFIATMEAINSHSEEIQSIIRMIESIAFQTNILALNASVEAARAGEHGRGFAVVAKEVRALATRSASAASDIRSRIEASSASVQQGSVLSQQAGEHTRAIMQAARNVDTLMTQITHASEEQRRGIEEVNQAVTQIDTTTQDTMRLVNQAAQSAEVLSQEALQMREYAGQFRVVEEAGEAGRQNAHGKDADYPEWEQLSHQDVPLSDLHEQSRRQASLLASA, encoded by the coding sequence TTGCTTATACGCTTTGAGCAGGTTTCATCGCTACTTTTTTGGGGCGTGATTGCGGCGCTGGGTACTGCGTTGCTGGTAGTGGCGGTAGTGGTATGGGGCGTGCGTAAAAACGTGCTTCGCCCGTTGAAGAAAATCACTGAGCACTTCCAGCGCATTGCTAATGGCGACCTGTCGGCGCCAGTAACAGCGCACTCAAATAACGAAATTGGTCAGCTGTTTAGTGAGCTGGATAAGATGCAGCACTCGCTGACGGCCACGGTCAATCGGCTCAATGCAAGTAGTCAGCAGGTATATAGCAATAGTCAGGAGATGACCGAGCAGAACCAGCTGTTAGCGAGCCAAACCGACACTCAGGTTTCGGCCTTGCAGCAAATGGCGGCGAGCTTGGAGCAGCTCACCGCCACGGTGAACCAGAACGCGGAAAGTGCGGCCCACGTTAACCAGTCAACGGCAGATGTGTCCCAAAAAGCACAGCAGGGTGATGAGGTAATTACTCAGTTTATCGCTACCATGGAGGCGATAAATAGCCACTCCGAAGAGATTCAAAGCATTATTCGCATGATTGAAAGCATTGCTTTCCAAACCAATATTTTAGCGCTCAATGCATCGGTTGAAGCGGCGCGTGCCGGTGAACACGGGCGTGGGTTTGCGGTGGTCGCCAAAGAGGTGCGTGCGCTGGCAACGCGCAGTGCCAGTGCCGCCAGTGATATTCGCTCACGCATTGAAGCATCGAGTGCGAGCGTACAGCAAGGTAGCGTATTGTCTCAGCAGGCTGGTGAACATACACGGGCGATCATGCAAGCAGCGAGGAATGTTGACACGCTAATGACGCAAATCACCCATGCCTCTGAAGAGCAGCGGCGAGGTATTGAGGAGGTCAACCAGGCGGTTACTCAAATCGATACCACTACCCAGGACACTATGCGGTTAGTCAACCAGGCCGCCCAGAGCGCAGAGGTGTTGTCCCAGGAAGCTTTGCAAATGCGTGAATACGCCGGCCAATTTAGAGTTGTCGAGGAGGCTGGTGAAGCAGGCCGACAGAATGCCCACGGGAAGGACGCCGACTATCCCGAATGGGAGCAGCTTAGCCATCAAGACGTTCCTTTGTCTGACCTTCATGAGCAATCCCGTCGCCAAGCGAGTTTATTGGCTTCCGCTTAG
- a CDS encoding Tar ligand binding domain-containing protein, with product MKWINNLSVKASWTLVLLAFSGLVVVIGALGLFANHFGREAFTSLHERDMAQISNLDSAYSQLLRARIQMNRAAELIRTPSFDRPDPLIEEAQRLLDEASENFSQFAANDFEADQQALVDQLVSTFQSFVNNNLNLQMMMLEERDISGFFSGESRVDESSQHFVESAEAFLVLPHSGVTICLYALSRFHRYFFGA from the coding sequence ATGAAATGGATTAATAACTTAAGCGTTAAAGCGAGCTGGACGCTGGTACTGTTAGCCTTTAGTGGCTTGGTCGTCGTTATTGGCGCGCTGGGTCTGTTCGCCAATCATTTTGGTCGTGAGGCCTTCACGTCGCTGCATGAAAGGGATATGGCGCAAATTAGCAACCTGGATAGCGCCTACTCTCAGCTTTTGCGTGCTCGTATACAGATGAACCGTGCGGCGGAATTAATCCGTACCCCTTCATTTGATCGGCCTGACCCTTTGATAGAAGAAGCTCAGCGCTTGCTTGATGAGGCGTCTGAGAATTTCTCACAATTTGCAGCGAATGATTTTGAGGCCGATCAGCAAGCGCTGGTCGATCAGTTAGTGTCGACTTTTCAGTCGTTCGTTAACAATAATCTCAACCTTCAAATGATGATGCTTGAAGAGCGCGACATATCCGGGTTTTTCTCGGGCGAGTCGCGGGTGGATGAAAGTAGCCAGCACTTTGTAGAGAGCGCTGAGGCTTTTTTAGTGCTTCCACACAGCGGGGTAACAATTTGCTTATACGCTTTGAGCAGGTTTCATCGCTACTTTTTTGGGGCGTGA
- a CDS encoding arsenate reductase ArsC: MTKRRVLFLCNANSARSLMGEALLRHMAADRFEAYSAGSEPDEPHALTLEALRKHGLPTEGLRSKSLDEFESETFDFVIVLCDKAQQACRDWQGKAGEVLFWDIRDPRLIGKADAYQQALLEIRRRLQLWLPLHTSD, translated from the coding sequence ATGACGAAGCGCCGCGTGTTGTTCCTCTGCAATGCTAACTCTGCACGTTCACTGATGGGGGAGGCGTTGCTTCGCCATATGGCAGCTGATCGCTTTGAAGCGTATAGCGCGGGTTCTGAACCCGATGAGCCTCATGCGTTGACACTTGAAGCGTTGCGCAAACATGGGCTTCCCACCGAGGGGCTGCGCAGTAAGTCGTTGGATGAATTTGAAAGCGAGACCTTCGACTTTGTCATTGTACTGTGTGATAAGGCCCAGCAAGCCTGTCGCGATTGGCAAGGCAAAGCAGGCGAAGTGCTGTTCTGGGATATTCGTGATCCTCGTCTGATTGGCAAGGCAGACGCTTATCAGCAGGCGTTATTAGAGATTCGTCGGCGCCTTCAGCTCTGGCTGCCCCTCCACACCTCTGATTAA
- the arsH gene encoding arsenical resistance protein ArsH: MTSLTDFSDLNDLPNIDAALFEPPTNERLGIPHSTAHAPKILLLYGSLRERSFSRLAVEEAARLLNAMGAETRVFDPRGLPLPDAEDASHPKVDELRQLAQWAEGMVWCSPERHGAMTGIMKAQIDWIPLALGGVRPTQGKTLAVMQVCGGSQSFNTVNQLRILGRWMRMLTIPNQSSVPKAFMEFDDNDRMKPSPFYDRIVDVMEELVKFTLLVRDRSELLTDRYSERKESAEEVSKRVNQRAI, from the coding sequence ATGACCTCACTGACTGATTTTTCCGACCTGAATGATCTGCCTAATATAGACGCTGCACTCTTTGAACCGCCCACCAACGAACGGCTGGGTATTCCACATAGCACTGCACACGCACCAAAAATATTGCTGCTATACGGCTCCCTGCGTGAGCGCTCTTTCAGCCGATTAGCGGTTGAGGAAGCCGCACGTTTGCTCAATGCCATGGGCGCAGAAACAAGAGTCTTTGACCCCAGGGGGCTGCCATTACCGGATGCTGAAGATGCCAGCCACCCCAAAGTCGATGAGCTACGCCAATTGGCCCAATGGGCAGAAGGGATGGTGTGGTGCTCGCCCGAGCGTCACGGCGCAATGACCGGCATTATGAAGGCGCAAATAGACTGGATACCGCTTGCCTTGGGTGGCGTCCGCCCTACTCAGGGTAAGACATTGGCAGTCATGCAGGTTTGTGGTGGTTCGCAGTCCTTCAATACGGTCAATCAGCTACGTATTTTGGGGCGTTGGATGCGTATGCTGACAATTCCCAATCAGTCCTCGGTACCCAAAGCCTTTATGGAGTTTGATGATAACGACCGGATGAAGCCTTCACCGTTTTATGACCGTATCGTCGATGTCATGGAAGAACTAGTGAAATTCACGCTGCTGGTGCGTGACCGCAGCGAACTGCTTACGGATCGTTACTCGGAGCGTAAAGAGAGCGCTGAAGAAGTTTCAAAACGGGTTAATCAACGCGCTATCTAA
- the arsB gene encoding ACR3 family arsenite efflux transporter — MSALQDNASPSTTEGMGVFERYLSLWVALAIVVGILVGQFIPAVPETLSRFEVAQVSIPVAILIWAMIFPMMAQIDFTALLGVRRQPKGLIITTSVNWLIKPFTMFAISWLFLMVIFRPFIPAELASQYLAGAILLGAAPCTAMVFVWSYLTRGDAAYTLVQVALNDLIMLFAFAPIVVFLLGISNIQVPWDTVALSVVLYIVIPLAAGYITRQTLIKKHGAEWYDNVFMKRVGPITPIGLIITLVLLFAFQGEVILNNPLHIVLIAIPLVIQTFLIFFIAYGWAQAWKLPHNIAAPGAMIGASNFFELAVAAAIALFGLQSGAALATVVGVLVEVPLMLALVRIANKTRHHFPVC; from the coding sequence ATGTCAGCACTGCAAGATAACGCATCGCCCTCCACCACCGAAGGTATGGGAGTGTTCGAGCGCTATCTGTCACTCTGGGTAGCCCTCGCCATTGTGGTAGGCATCTTAGTTGGGCAATTTATCCCGGCGGTACCGGAAACGCTGTCACGCTTTGAAGTGGCACAGGTGTCGATACCCGTGGCAATACTCATTTGGGCGATGATATTCCCCATGATGGCGCAAATTGACTTCACCGCCTTATTAGGTGTGCGGCGCCAGCCAAAAGGGTTGATCATCACGACCTCTGTTAACTGGTTGATCAAACCCTTCACTATGTTCGCCATCTCCTGGCTGTTTCTGATGGTGATCTTTCGGCCCTTCATTCCCGCCGAGTTGGCCAGCCAGTACTTAGCCGGGGCGATTCTGCTCGGCGCCGCGCCGTGTACCGCCATGGTGTTTGTGTGGAGCTACCTGACCCGTGGCGATGCCGCCTACACCCTGGTGCAAGTCGCTCTCAACGACCTGATCATGCTGTTTGCCTTTGCTCCCATCGTGGTCTTCCTACTGGGAATCTCCAATATTCAAGTGCCCTGGGACACCGTCGCCCTGTCCGTGGTGCTGTATATTGTGATTCCTCTGGCAGCGGGTTATATCACCCGGCAAACCCTGATTAAAAAGCACGGCGCCGAGTGGTACGACAACGTGTTTATGAAGCGCGTTGGCCCGATCACCCCGATTGGCTTGATCATTACTCTGGTACTGCTGTTTGCCTTCCAGGGCGAGGTCATTCTCAATAATCCGCTGCATATCGTGCTGATCGCGATACCGCTGGTTATTCAGACGTTTCTGATCTTCTTTATTGCCTATGGCTGGGCTCAAGCCTGGAAGTTGCCGCACAATATTGCCGCCCCGGGGGCGATGATTGGTGCGAGCAATTTCTTTGAGTTAGCCGTCGCGGCAGCGATTGCGCTATTTGGCTTACAGTCAGGTGCGGCGCTGGCCACGGTAGTGGGCGTATTGGTCGAAGTACCGCTAATGCTGGCGCTGGTAAGAATTGCCAATAAAACCCGCCATCATTTTCCAGTGTGCTAG
- the arsJ gene encoding organoarsenical effux MFS transporter ArsJ, whose protein sequence is MLARMKALPFEVRQYMLITGNYWAFTITDGALRMLVVMHFHQLGYSPLEIAMLFLFYEAFGVVTNLVGGWLGARLGLNRTMNVGLGLQIIALAMLMVPASLLTVAWVMAAQALSGIAKDLNKMSAKSAVKVLVPKESVNANSSLYRWVAMLTGSKNALKGLGFFVGGLLLTLIGFQAAVFVMAVMLGGVLLLSLLRLKADLGRQKVKPKFSEIYSKSPAINVLSAARFCLFSARDVWFVVALPVFLYDQHGWTHWTVGGLLAVWVIGYGGVQTQAPKLTQLIRGDAWALTAGWAAALAMLAIVLAMLPLAQVGWLVVGLLAFGVLFAINSSWHSYLIVHYARADGVSLDVGFYYMANAMGRLVGTLLSGWLYMAYGLSACLWVSAALVASSALMALALPRGSDLIS, encoded by the coding sequence ATGCTCGCAAGGATGAAGGCGCTACCTTTCGAGGTGCGTCAATACATGCTGATTACCGGCAACTACTGGGCGTTTACGATCACCGACGGCGCGTTGCGCATGCTGGTGGTGATGCACTTCCACCAGTTGGGTTACTCGCCACTAGAAATCGCCATGCTGTTTCTGTTTTACGAAGCCTTTGGCGTGGTGACGAATCTGGTAGGTGGCTGGTTGGGCGCGCGACTGGGCCTCAATCGCACCATGAATGTAGGGCTTGGGCTACAAATTATAGCGCTCGCCATGTTGATGGTGCCCGCGAGCCTGCTGACCGTTGCCTGGGTAATGGCCGCTCAAGCGCTTTCAGGGATCGCCAAAGACCTCAACAAAATGAGCGCAAAAAGCGCCGTTAAGGTGCTGGTACCCAAGGAGAGCGTCAACGCCAATAGCTCGCTTTACCGCTGGGTAGCGATGCTGACCGGCTCTAAAAATGCGCTAAAGGGGCTGGGCTTTTTTGTCGGCGGGCTGCTGCTCACCTTGATTGGCTTCCAGGCGGCAGTGTTCGTCATGGCAGTCATGCTGGGTGGCGTGCTGCTACTTTCGCTGCTGCGGCTAAAGGCGGATTTAGGCCGTCAAAAAGTAAAGCCCAAGTTCTCTGAAATCTACTCAAAATCACCTGCGATTAACGTGCTCTCCGCGGCGCGTTTCTGCCTGTTTTCGGCGCGGGATGTGTGGTTTGTCGTAGCACTCCCGGTGTTTTTATACGACCAGCACGGCTGGACGCACTGGACTGTAGGGGGACTGCTGGCCGTCTGGGTGATCGGCTACGGTGGAGTGCAAACCCAGGCGCCCAAGCTAACCCAGCTGATAAGAGGGGATGCCTGGGCGCTTACCGCTGGCTGGGCGGCAGCGCTGGCGATGCTGGCGATTGTGTTGGCGATGCTGCCCTTGGCGCAAGTAGGTTGGTTAGTCGTCGGCCTGCTCGCCTTTGGGGTACTGTTCGCGATTAACTCCAGCTGGCACAGCTATTTGATTGTGCATTACGCCCGTGCCGACGGCGTTTCCCTGGACGTCGGCTTCTACTATATGGCCAATGCCATGGGGCGCTTAGTGGGCACGCTGCTGTCGGGCTGGCTGTATATGGCCTACGGGCTGAGCGCCTGCCTGTGGGTGTCGGCTGCCTTAGTGGCTTCCAGTGCATTGATGGCGCTGGCGTTGCCACGGGGTAGTGATTTAATAAGTTAA